In Pseudofrankia saprophytica, one genomic interval encodes:
- the murA gene encoding UDP-N-acetylglucosamine 1-carboxyvinyltransferase produces MERFVVTGGSRLAGQIHIPGAKNSVLKLMAASLLAPGTTTLSAVPDILDVGVMADVLTALGATVHRDLAAGSMAIDTPAMPGAAADPALVRRIRASVAILGPLVGRRGEARVALPGGDAIGSRALDMHVNGLRRLGAVVDIEDGALVARSSGRLQGAAIWLDFPSVGATENLLMAGVVAKGTTVIDNAAREPEIADLCEFLTEMGARIEGIGGSTLVIEGVDELRPVAHETVPDRIVAGTYAIGAVMTRGDVMIRNGRAEHLGIVLEKLTAAGASVEIGVDGFRVSATDQPRSIDVVTLPYPGFPTDLLPQIIALEAVSQGISLITENVFDSRFVFCRELLRLGAQLRTDGHHVVVRPSPQLVGTSVVASDVRAGAGLVLAGLVAEGMTEVHEVHHIDRGYAGFVENLRALGADIRRDQVTAAA; encoded by the coding sequence GTGGAGCGCTTCGTCGTAACCGGTGGATCGAGGCTTGCCGGCCAGATCCATATTCCTGGGGCGAAGAACTCCGTCCTCAAGCTGATGGCCGCCAGCCTGCTCGCGCCTGGCACGACGACGCTGTCGGCGGTGCCGGACATCCTCGATGTCGGCGTCATGGCGGACGTGCTGACCGCGCTCGGCGCGACGGTCCACCGGGACCTGGCCGCCGGGTCGATGGCCATCGACACCCCTGCGATGCCGGGAGCGGCGGCCGACCCCGCGCTGGTGCGCCGGATCCGCGCCTCGGTCGCCATCCTCGGCCCACTGGTCGGCCGGCGCGGTGAGGCACGGGTGGCGCTGCCCGGTGGGGACGCGATCGGTTCCCGGGCGCTCGACATGCATGTCAACGGCCTGCGACGCCTCGGCGCGGTGGTGGACATCGAGGACGGCGCGCTCGTCGCCCGCTCGTCCGGCCGACTGCAGGGCGCGGCGATCTGGCTGGACTTCCCGAGCGTCGGCGCCACCGAGAACCTGCTGATGGCCGGCGTGGTCGCCAAGGGAACAACGGTCATCGACAACGCCGCCCGCGAGCCAGAGATCGCCGACCTGTGCGAGTTCCTGACGGAGATGGGCGCGCGTATCGAGGGAATCGGTGGGTCGACGCTCGTCATCGAGGGCGTGGACGAGCTGCGTCCGGTGGCACACGAGACCGTGCCAGACCGGATCGTCGCCGGGACCTACGCCATCGGCGCGGTGATGACCCGCGGGGACGTGATGATCCGCAACGGGCGCGCTGAGCACCTTGGGATCGTGTTGGAGAAGCTGACGGCCGCTGGGGCCAGCGTCGAGATCGGCGTCGACGGTTTCCGGGTAAGCGCCACGGACCAGCCGCGCTCGATCGACGTCGTCACCCTGCCGTACCCCGGCTTCCCGACGGACCTGCTTCCCCAGATCATCGCCCTGGAGGCCGTCAGCCAGGGCATCTCCCTGATCACCGAGAACGTCTTCGACAGCCGGTTCGTGTTCTGCCGAGAGCTGCTGCGCCTGGGCGCCCAGCTACGCACCGACGGTCATCACGTCGTCGTCCGGCCGTCCCCTCAGCTGGTCGGCACGTCGGTGGTCGCCTCCGACGTGCGGGCCGGAGCGGGCCTGGTGCTCGCGGGCCTGGTCGCCGAGGGGATGACCGAGGTGCATGAGGTCCACCACATCGACCGTGGCTACGCGGGCTTCGTGGAGAACCTTCGGGCCCTCGGCGCCGACATCCGCCGCGATCAGGTCACCGCGGCGGCATGA
- a CDS encoding HD domain-containing protein, translated as MDSPATPTLEETVAFASEMHAGQLDKAGEEYIGHPMRVRATVERTAPAAGVDPVHAQLAALLHDVVEDTPVTLDELRARGYPSGVVAAVDALSKRPGEATEVYLARVAANPLAVVVKRADMADNSDPVRLGRLPAEQADRLATRYVGRKVLLDDLVAAAGASASSSPESPESAASAGDDPRRPGVAVTQTGKTGDSAIT; from the coding sequence GTGGATTCGCCCGCTACGCCAACGCTCGAGGAGACGGTCGCGTTCGCGTCCGAGATGCACGCCGGGCAGCTGGACAAGGCCGGCGAGGAGTACATCGGCCACCCGATGCGGGTCCGGGCCACGGTGGAACGCACCGCGCCGGCCGCCGGGGTGGACCCGGTGCACGCGCAGCTCGCGGCGCTGCTGCACGACGTCGTCGAGGACACGCCCGTGACCCTCGACGAGCTCAGGGCCCGCGGATACCCATCGGGGGTCGTCGCGGCCGTGGACGCCCTGTCGAAGCGTCCGGGTGAGGCCACCGAGGTCTACCTGGCCAGGGTCGCGGCGAACCCGCTCGCGGTCGTGGTGAAGCGCGCCGACATGGCGGACAACAGCGATCCGGTGCGCCTCGGCCGCCTGCCGGCGGAGCAGGCCGATCGGCTGGCCACCCGCTACGTCGGGCGCAAGGTACTGCTCGACGACCTGGTGGCGGCAGCGGGCGCCTCGGCGTCGTCGTCCCCCGAGTCCCCCGAGTCCGCCGCCTCGGCGGGCGACGATCCTCGGCGACCTGGCGTTGCCGTCACCCAAACCGGGAAGACGGGGGACTCCGCGATAACGTGA
- the nucS gene encoding endonuclease NucS has translation MRLVIARCSVDYVGRLNAHLPSAVRLLLVKADGSVSIHADGRAYKPLNWMSPPCVLTEEEGGWRVTNKADESLLITIEEVMHDSSHELGRDPGLQKDGVEAHLQVLLADRPDAIRDDLTLVRREYETGIGPVDLLCRAGDGSTVAVEIKRRGEIDGVEQLTRYVARMTEDPGLSHPVHGILVAQSITPQARRLATDRGLSAVTVNYDALRGLEPSIPTLF, from the coding sequence ATGCGCCTCGTGATCGCTCGGTGCAGCGTGGACTACGTCGGCAGGCTCAACGCCCACCTGCCCAGCGCGGTGCGGCTGCTGCTGGTCAAAGCCGACGGGTCCGTATCGATCCACGCCGATGGCCGCGCCTACAAGCCGCTCAACTGGATGAGCCCGCCGTGTGTCCTCACTGAGGAAGAGGGCGGCTGGCGCGTCACCAACAAGGCCGACGAGTCCTTGTTGATCACCATCGAAGAGGTGATGCACGACTCGTCCCATGAGCTCGGTCGCGACCCGGGCCTGCAGAAGGACGGCGTCGAGGCGCACCTGCAGGTGCTACTGGCCGACCGGCCGGACGCGATCCGCGACGACCTGACGCTGGTGCGCCGCGAGTACGAGACCGGGATCGGGCCGGTCGACCTGCTCTGCCGCGCCGGCGACGGCTCGACCGTGGCCGTCGAGATCAAGCGGCGCGGTGAGATCGACGGCGTGGAGCAGCTGACCCGCTACGTGGCCAGGATGACCGAGGATCCGGGTCTGTCGCACCCGGTACACGGCATTCTGGTCGCCCAGTCGATCACGCCCCAGGCTCGCCGGCTGGCCACCGACCGCGGCCTGTCGGCCGTCACCGTGAACTACGACGCCCTACGAGGCCTGGAACCCTCCATCCCCACCCTGTTCTAG
- a CDS encoding 3-hydroxyacyl-CoA dehydrogenase family protein, with protein sequence MGLDQTTVAVVGLGTMGAGIAEVLARAGIEVIGVEKDDAGLDRGRGHLAHSTDRAVRGGKLTEPERDAVLGRIRTGTDLSAVAPARLVIEAIDEDLDEKKALFARLDELCSAETIFATNTSSLSVTELAAATGRPGRVVGTHWFNPAPVMGLVEIISTVVTDPTVLVDVTALVERVGKSAVTAGDRAGFIVDALLFGYLNNAVRMLEARYASREDIDAAMRFGCGHPMGPLALLDLIGLDTAYAILDSIYHTSRDHLHAPAPLLKQLITAGMLGRKTGRGIYTYAAPDSPEVVDQAAPGTVAGVEARAVRTVGVVGTGTMAAGIVEVLTKSGYDVIVRARGEEKVAAVRKRVESSLEKSVAKGRMSSDDRDATLSRLRGTTDLGDLAEADLIIEAVVEDLDVKRELFTELDKVAKPGAVLATTTSSLPVVECAAATSRPADVIGMHWFNPAPAMKLVEVVPTVLTAPDVVATVLAVARAARKHPVTCADRAGFIVNALLFPYLNDAVRMLEAHYATVEDIDTAMKVGCGHPMGPFELADVVGLDVTLAIQRTLYLEFREPGYAPAPLIEHLVRAGYLGRKTGRGFHNHAR encoded by the coding sequence ATGGGTCTCGACCAGACGACGGTGGCGGTGGTCGGTCTCGGCACGATGGGCGCCGGCATCGCCGAGGTGCTCGCCAGGGCCGGCATCGAGGTGATCGGCGTCGAGAAGGACGACGCGGGCCTCGATCGCGGGCGCGGTCACCTGGCGCACTCGACAGACCGGGCGGTGCGTGGCGGCAAGCTGACCGAGCCGGAGCGCGACGCGGTGCTCGGCCGGATCCGGACGGGCACCGACCTGAGCGCCGTCGCGCCGGCGCGGCTCGTCATCGAGGCGATCGATGAGGACCTCGACGAGAAGAAGGCACTGTTCGCGCGGCTGGACGAGCTCTGCTCCGCCGAGACCATCTTCGCCACCAACACCAGCTCGCTGTCGGTCACCGAGCTCGCGGCCGCGACCGGCCGGCCGGGGCGCGTGGTGGGCACGCACTGGTTCAACCCCGCCCCGGTGATGGGCCTCGTCGAGATCATCAGCACCGTCGTCACCGACCCGACCGTGCTGGTCGACGTCACCGCCCTCGTCGAGCGGGTCGGCAAGAGCGCGGTGACCGCCGGCGACCGGGCCGGGTTCATCGTCGACGCGCTGCTGTTCGGCTACCTCAACAACGCGGTACGGATGCTGGAGGCGCGCTACGCCAGCCGCGAGGACATCGACGCGGCGATGCGCTTCGGCTGCGGCCACCCGATGGGCCCGCTCGCGTTGCTCGACCTCATCGGCCTGGACACCGCCTACGCGATCCTCGACTCGATCTACCACACGTCGCGCGACCACCTGCACGCGCCGGCACCGCTGCTCAAGCAACTGATCACGGCGGGGATGCTGGGCCGCAAGACCGGCCGGGGCATCTACACCTACGCCGCGCCCGACTCACCCGAGGTCGTGGACCAGGCGGCGCCCGGGACCGTCGCCGGCGTCGAGGCCCGCGCGGTGCGCACCGTCGGCGTCGTCGGCACCGGGACCATGGCGGCCGGCATCGTCGAGGTGCTGACGAAATCCGGCTACGACGTCATCGTCCGGGCCCGCGGCGAGGAGAAGGTCGCGGCGGTGCGCAAGCGGGTCGAGTCCTCGCTGGAGAAGTCGGTCGCGAAGGGCCGGATGTCCTCGGACGACCGGGACGCCACGCTTTCCCGGCTGCGCGGCACCACCGACCTCGGCGACCTCGCCGAGGCCGATCTGATCATCGAGGCGGTCGTCGAGGACCTCGACGTCAAGCGGGAGCTGTTCACCGAGCTGGACAAGGTCGCGAAGCCGGGCGCGGTGCTCGCCACGACCACCTCGTCGCTGCCCGTCGTCGAGTGCGCGGCGGCGACGTCCCGGCCGGCCGACGTCATCGGCATGCACTGGTTCAACCCGGCGCCGGCGATGAAGCTGGTCGAGGTGGTTCCGACGGTCCTCACCGCGCCCGACGTCGTCGCGACCGTGCTCGCCGTCGCCAGGGCCGCGCGCAAGCACCCGGTGACCTGCGCGGACCGCGCCGGATTCATCGTGAACGCGCTGCTGTTCCCGTACCTCAACGACGCGGTGCGGATGCTGGAGGCGCACTACGCCACCGTCGAGGACATCGACACCGCGATGAAGGTCGGCTGTGGGCACCCGATGGGCCCGTTCGAGCTCGCCGACGTCGTCGGGCTGGACGTGACGCTGGCGATCCAGCGCACCCTCTACCTGGAGTTCCGCGAGCCGGGCTACGCGCCCGCGCCGCTCATCGAGCACCTGGTGCGAGCCGGCTACCTCGGCCGCAAGACCGGCCGAGGCTTCCACAACCACGCGCGGTGA
- a CDS encoding YkvA family protein yields MASLDKDALRTFGREVATFLPDLVFMLRGVVADPRVPQQAKLEAGAALAYLVSPKNKITNLVPLIGQLDDVAVVAFAFRRLVVGAGEPILREHWRGSDRAFHALIGASSALASPAGVLRRAKVATTIATAAFGRVGGVGGWGRSGGSDRVVDGEVIGRVDEAAPGASAPGKDARGDRLRK; encoded by the coding sequence ATGGCCTCGCTGGACAAGGACGCGTTGCGCACGTTCGGCCGAGAGGTCGCGACATTCCTGCCGGACCTGGTGTTCATGCTGCGCGGAGTGGTGGCTGACCCGCGCGTGCCGCAGCAGGCCAAGCTCGAGGCGGGGGCCGCGCTCGCCTACCTCGTGTCCCCGAAGAACAAGATCACCAACCTGGTGCCCCTCATCGGGCAGCTGGACGACGTCGCGGTGGTCGCGTTCGCGTTCCGCCGGCTGGTGGTCGGGGCCGGCGAGCCGATCCTGCGCGAGCACTGGCGCGGGAGCGACCGGGCCTTCCACGCGCTCATCGGGGCGTCGTCCGCGCTCGCGAGCCCGGCGGGAGTGCTGCGCAGGGCGAAGGTCGCGACCACGATCGCCACCGCCGCGTTCGGGCGCGTGGGCGGGGTCGGTGGCTGGGGCCGGTCTGGCGGTTCCGACCGCGTCGTCGACGGCGAGGTGATCGGCCGCGTGGACGAAGCCGCCCCCGGCGCCTCGGCGCCGGGCAAGGATGCCCGCGGCGATCGTCTGCGCAAGTAG
- the ccrA gene encoding crotonyl-CoA carboxylase/reductase, with amino-acid sequence MKDILDAILAEAAPTETREKEFGALAVPESYRGMVVRKDETGMFEGLTSRDKDPRRSLHLDEVPTPELGPGEALIAVMASSINYNTVWTSIFEPLSTFGFLERYGRTSPLAKRHDLPYHVVGSDLAGVVLRAGAGVHAWKPGDEVVAHCLSVELERPEGHDDTMLDPEQRIWGFETNFGGLAELALVKANQLMPKPGHLSWEEAASPGLVNSTAYRQLVSRNGAAMKQGDIVLIWGASGGLGSYATQMALNGGGIPVCVVSSPEKADICRSLGAELVIDRSAEGYRFWSDDQTQNPKEWQRFGKRIRELTGGEDPDIVFEHPGRETFGASVYVARRGGQIVTCASTSGFMHSYDNRYLWMNLKRIIGSHFANYREAWEANRLIARGLIHPTLSRVYPLEQTGQAAYDVHRNAHQGKVGVLCLSPREGLGVRDQAMRDRHLSAINRFRDA; translated from the coding sequence GTGAAGGACATCCTCGACGCCATCCTCGCCGAGGCGGCCCCAACCGAGACCCGGGAGAAGGAGTTCGGCGCGCTGGCCGTTCCCGAGTCATACCGGGGCATGGTCGTCCGCAAGGACGAGACGGGCATGTTCGAGGGCCTGACGTCCCGCGACAAGGACCCTCGCCGGTCGTTGCACCTCGACGAGGTCCCCACGCCCGAGCTGGGGCCGGGTGAGGCGCTGATCGCGGTGATGGCGTCGTCGATCAACTACAACACGGTGTGGACGTCGATCTTCGAGCCACTCTCGACGTTCGGTTTCCTGGAGCGCTACGGCCGCACGTCGCCATTGGCGAAGCGGCACGACCTGCCGTACCACGTGGTCGGCTCGGACCTGGCCGGCGTGGTCCTGCGCGCCGGCGCCGGGGTACACGCCTGGAAGCCGGGCGACGAGGTCGTCGCGCACTGCCTGTCGGTCGAGCTGGAGCGGCCCGAGGGTCACGACGACACCATGCTCGACCCGGAGCAGCGGATCTGGGGGTTCGAGACGAACTTCGGCGGCCTGGCCGAGCTCGCGCTGGTGAAGGCCAACCAGCTGATGCCGAAGCCCGGTCACCTGAGCTGGGAGGAGGCGGCGAGCCCAGGGCTGGTGAACTCGACGGCCTACCGCCAGCTCGTGTCCCGCAACGGGGCGGCGATGAAGCAGGGCGACATCGTCCTGATCTGGGGCGCCTCCGGCGGGCTGGGCTCGTATGCCACCCAGATGGCGCTGAACGGCGGCGGGATCCCGGTGTGCGTCGTGTCGTCGCCGGAGAAGGCCGACATCTGCCGCTCGCTCGGCGCGGAGCTGGTCATCGACCGCAGCGCCGAGGGCTATCGATTCTGGAGCGACGACCAGACGCAGAACCCGAAGGAGTGGCAGCGCTTCGGTAAGCGGATCCGCGAGCTCACCGGCGGTGAGGACCCGGACATCGTGTTCGAGCACCCGGGCCGCGAGACGTTCGGCGCCTCGGTCTACGTCGCCCGGCGTGGCGGTCAGATCGTCACCTGCGCCTCGACCAGCGGATTTATGCACAGCTACGACAACCGTTATCTATGGATGAACCTCAAGCGCATCATTGGGTCACATTTCGCGAACTATCGGGAGGCATGGGAAGCAAACCGGCTTATCGCCCGCGGCTTGATCCACCCGACCCTGTCCCGGGTCTACCCCCTGGAGCAGACGGGCCAGGCGGCATACGACGTGCACCGCAACGCCCACCAGGGCAAGGTCGGCGTGCTCTGCCTGTCCCCCCGCGAAGGCCTCGGCGTCCGTGACCAGGCCATGCGCGACCGCCACCTGAGTGCGATCAACCGCTTCCGCGACGCCTGA
- a CDS encoding SigE family RNA polymerase sigma factor — MTLVEGWRPVPARSDAARSAVARDADQALTALYSEHYRSLVRLAALLLDDIGLCEEVVQDAYIRVHAAWGRLQDKDKALAYLRQTVVNLARSTLRRRLVALKHAPKPMPDAASAEEGAYSLVERAAVIQALRELPRRQREAVVLRYYADMSEADAAAVMGCSVGSVKAYTSRGLAALSTKLADLR, encoded by the coding sequence ATGACCCTGGTGGAAGGGTGGCGGCCCGTGCCTGCGCGGAGCGACGCCGCCCGTAGCGCCGTTGCCAGGGACGCGGACCAGGCTCTCACCGCCCTGTACTCGGAGCACTACCGCTCGCTGGTCCGCCTCGCCGCCCTCCTGCTCGACGACATCGGCCTCTGCGAGGAGGTCGTCCAGGACGCCTACATCCGCGTCCACGCCGCCTGGGGCCGCCTCCAGGACAAGGACAAGGCGCTCGCCTACCTCCGCCAGACGGTCGTCAACCTCGCCCGCTCGACGCTGCGGCGCCGACTCGTCGCGCTCAAGCACGCCCCCAAGCCGATGCCCGACGCCGCCAGCGCCGAGGAGGGGGCCTACTCTCTGGTCGAACGGGCCGCGGTCATCCAGGCGCTGCGGGAGCTGCCCCGCCGCCAACGGGAGGCCGTCGTCCTGCGCTACTACGCGGACATGTCCGAGGCCGATGCCGCCGCCGTGATGGGGTGCAGCGTGGGCTCGGTCAAGGCCTACACGTCCCGGGGGCTGGCCGCCCTGTCGACCAAGCTGGCGGACCTACGGTGA
- a CDS encoding FG-GAP repeat domain-containing protein, whose product MNGSEQSQLDPQELSRLLHAAVDPIRPSPEAYQRIKAGVERRGRWRLPLYAAGGAVVAGLVVLAVLLMRPGPSSQVVEPAARLSLTPGVASQSDPSVGTSGSGTTPRGTSGGSDPSQSATLPVITPPINPLTTPPVSPNATGTGDQNSPTRPPLTGDRPAMPGDVDGDGKADTVRLSGATVEVTLSRGGAPARVTLPDGATASRWAGSDLDGDGFSELVVQIGSSGGLDQFAVLRFMALGQISVLADAASQPVVAGTMSTGSTTMSTGFSCSTSGLRLVVGTSPDGGANYDVTTTTVAATIDGLTKVGTPSRSTLPAATATPSFDARCGTWNP is encoded by the coding sequence GTGAACGGCTCGGAGCAGTCCCAGCTCGACCCCCAGGAGCTGAGCAGGCTACTGCATGCCGCCGTCGACCCGATCCGGCCGTCGCCGGAGGCCTACCAGCGGATCAAGGCCGGCGTCGAGCGGCGAGGCCGCTGGCGGCTGCCGCTGTACGCGGCCGGTGGCGCCGTGGTCGCCGGGCTGGTGGTGCTGGCCGTGCTCCTGATGCGGCCCGGGCCGTCGTCCCAGGTCGTCGAACCGGCGGCTCGCCTGAGCCTGACACCTGGGGTCGCCTCGCAGTCCGACCCGAGCGTCGGGACGAGCGGCTCCGGCACGACCCCCCGTGGCACGTCCGGGGGGTCGGACCCAAGCCAGTCCGCGACCCTGCCGGTCATCACGCCACCCATCAACCCGCTGACGACGCCCCCGGTGAGCCCCAACGCCACCGGGACCGGCGACCAGAACAGCCCGACCCGGCCGCCGCTGACCGGTGACCGCCCGGCCATGCCGGGCGACGTCGACGGCGATGGCAAGGCCGACACGGTCCGGCTGAGCGGCGCCACCGTCGAGGTGACCCTGAGCCGTGGTGGCGCGCCCGCGAGGGTCACCCTGCCGGACGGGGCGACGGCCAGCCGGTGGGCCGGCTCCGACCTCGACGGGGACGGCTTCTCCGAGCTGGTCGTGCAGATCGGCTCCTCGGGCGGCCTCGACCAGTTCGCGGTGCTGCGGTTCATGGCGCTCGGCCAGATCTCCGTGCTGGCGGACGCCGCGTCGCAGCCGGTTGTCGCCGGCACCATGTCGACCGGTTCCACGACAATGAGCACCGGGTTCAGCTGCTCGACCAGCGGGCTGCGTCTGGTCGTCGGCACGTCGCCGGACGGCGGCGCGAACTACGACGTCACCACGACCACCGTCGCCGCGACGATCGACGGGCTGACCAAGGTCGGCACGCCGTCGAGGAGCACGCTGCCCGCGGCCACCGCGACCCCGTCCTTCGACGCGCGCTGCGGCACCTGGAACCCCTGA
- a CDS encoding acetyl-CoA C-acetyltransferase translates to MPGSVIVAGARTPIGKLSGALKGFSATELGGIAIKGALERAGIAGDAVQYVIFGQVIQAGSGQAAARQAAAKGGIPLDVPSITINKVCLSGLNAISLADTYISSGEYDVVVAGGMESMTNTPHMLLNGRAGIRYGSAPLVDATEYDALTCAFDQVGMGVSTERFNVPLNISRAEQDEFSALSHQRAAAAIKNGLFDEEIAPVEVPQRKGDPIVVKDDEGVRADTTAETLARLRPAFSKDGTITAGSSSQISDGACAVVVMSRAKAEELGLPILAEVGHHGFVAGPDTSLQSQPANAIKAALAKEGLTPADVDLYEINEAFASVGVQSMRELGISSEVTNVNGGAIALGHPVGMSGARIALTLALELRRRGGGVGAAGLCGGGGQGDALILRVPAAS, encoded by the coding sequence ATGCCTGGTTCGGTCATCGTGGCCGGCGCGCGGACCCCGATCGGCAAGCTCTCCGGGGCGCTCAAGGGCTTCTCCGCGACCGAGCTGGGCGGGATCGCGATCAAGGGCGCGCTCGAGCGCGCCGGCATCGCCGGTGACGCCGTCCAGTACGTCATCTTCGGCCAGGTCATCCAGGCCGGCTCCGGCCAGGCGGCCGCGCGTCAGGCGGCCGCCAAGGGCGGCATCCCGCTGGACGTGCCGTCGATCACGATCAACAAGGTGTGCCTGTCGGGGCTGAACGCGATCTCGCTCGCCGACACCTACATCTCCAGCGGTGAGTACGACGTCGTCGTCGCCGGGGGCATGGAGTCGATGACGAACACCCCGCACATGCTGCTGAACGGCCGCGCCGGGATCCGGTACGGCAGCGCGCCGCTGGTCGACGCCACCGAGTACGACGCGCTGACCTGCGCCTTCGACCAGGTCGGCATGGGCGTGTCCACCGAGCGCTTCAACGTGCCGCTGAACATCAGCCGCGCCGAGCAGGACGAGTTCTCGGCGCTGTCGCACCAGCGGGCCGCGGCCGCGATCAAGAACGGCCTGTTCGACGAGGAGATCGCCCCGGTCGAGGTGCCGCAGCGCAAGGGCGACCCGATCGTCGTCAAGGACGACGAGGGCGTGCGCGCCGACACCACCGCCGAGACGCTCGCGCGGCTGCGCCCGGCGTTCAGCAAGGACGGCACGATCACCGCCGGCTCGTCCTCGCAGATCTCCGACGGTGCCTGCGCCGTCGTCGTGATGAGCAGGGCGAAGGCCGAGGAGCTGGGCCTGCCCATCCTCGCCGAGGTCGGCCACCACGGCTTCGTCGCCGGCCCGGACACCTCGCTGCAGTCGCAGCCGGCGAACGCCATCAAGGCGGCGCTCGCCAAGGAAGGCCTCACCCCGGCCGACGTCGACCTGTACGAGATCAACGAGGCGTTCGCCTCGGTCGGCGTCCAGTCGATGCGTGAGCTGGGCATCTCCTCCGAGGTCACCAACGTCAATGGTGGCGCGATCGCGCTCGGCCACCCGGTCGGCATGTCCGGCGCCCGCATCGCCCTGACGCTGGCGCTGGAGCTTCGTCGCCGCGGCGGTGGCGTCGGCGCGGCCGGGCTGTGCGGCGGCGGTGGCCAGGGCGACGCGCTGATCCTGCGGGTGCCGGCGGCCTCCTGA
- the meaB gene encoding methylmalonyl Co-A mutase-associated GTPase MeaB, with translation MTSRLVTPGPGAGRSAPYGSPAELVAAAVEDRSPRAVARLISLVEDSSPWLREISRLLAPRSGRAEIVGVTGAPGVGKSTSTSALVAAFRAAGRRVGVLAVDPSSPFTGGALLGDRVRMTAHTTDPDVYIRSLASRGHLGGLSWATPQAVRVLDAAGYDVVLIETVGVGQAEVDIASLADTTLVLLAPGMGDGIQAAKAGILEIADVLVVNKADRPGADDTYRDLRNMVALSRRTGHGGRDRGAAAADDAGHWVPRVVRTVAAEGSGIAEVVEAVTAHRGWLAATGELVRRRERRAADEIEQIALGALRARFGDPRGTRHLGALAREVVAGRLDSWTAADDLLATLTDGTRR, from the coding sequence GTGACGTCCAGGTTGGTCACGCCCGGCCCGGGCGCCGGAAGGTCGGCGCCATACGGGAGCCCGGCCGAGCTGGTCGCCGCGGCGGTCGAGGACCGGTCGCCGCGCGCGGTCGCCCGGCTGATCTCGCTGGTCGAGGACAGCTCGCCGTGGCTGCGGGAGATCTCGCGGCTGCTCGCGCCGCGGTCCGGGCGCGCCGAGATCGTCGGCGTCACCGGCGCGCCCGGGGTCGGCAAGTCGACGTCGACGTCGGCGCTGGTGGCCGCCTTCCGGGCGGCCGGCCGGCGGGTCGGAGTGCTGGCCGTCGACCCGTCCTCGCCGTTCACCGGCGGAGCGCTGCTCGGCGATCGGGTGCGGATGACGGCGCACACGACCGACCCGGACGTCTACATCCGCTCGCTGGCCTCCCGCGGCCACCTCGGCGGCCTGTCCTGGGCGACGCCGCAGGCGGTCCGGGTGCTCGACGCGGCCGGGTACGACGTCGTGCTCATCGAGACGGTGGGGGTCGGCCAGGCCGAGGTGGACATCGCCTCGCTGGCCGACACCACCCTCGTGCTGCTGGCACCCGGGATGGGCGACGGCATCCAGGCGGCCAAGGCCGGCATTCTGGAGATCGCCGACGTCCTGGTCGTCAACAAGGCCGACCGTCCCGGCGCCGACGACACCTACCGCGACCTGAGGAACATGGTCGCGCTGTCACGGCGCACCGGGCACGGCGGCCGTGACCGGGGTGCCGCCGCCGCGGATGACGCGGGCCACTGGGTGCCGCGGGTGGTGCGCACCGTCGCCGCCGAGGGAAGCGGCATCGCCGAGGTGGTCGAGGCGGTCACCGCCCACCGCGGCTGGCTCGCGGCCACCGGCGAGCTGGTCCGCCGGCGCGAGCGGCGCGCGGCCGACGAGATCGAGCAGATCGCCCTGGGAGCGCTGCGGGCCCGCTTCGGCGACCCGCGCGGCACCCGCCACCTCGGCGCCCTCGCCCGGGAGGTCGTGGCGGGCCGCCTGGACTCCTGGACCGCCGCCGACGACCTGCTCGCCACCCTGACGGACGGGACGCGCCGGTGA